The Micromonospora siamensis genome contains the following window.
GGCCCGGCCGGCCCGGCCGACCTGCTGGTAGTAGGCGATCGGCGACGGCGGCGCACCCAGGTGCACCACGAAGCCGAGGTCCGGCTTGTCGAAGCCCATGCCGAGCGCGCTGGTGGCCACCAGCGCCTTGATCTTGTTGTCGAGCAGGTCCTGCTCGGCGGCCCGGCGGTCGGCGTCCTCGGCCTGCCCGGTGTACGAGGCGACCGACCAGCCGCGGGCGCGGAGGAACTCGGCGGTCTCGGTGGCCGCCGCGACGGTGAGCGTGTAGATGATCCCCGAGCCGGGCAGCCCGTCCAGGTGGTCGGCGAGCCAGGCCAGCCGGTGTGCCGGGCTGGGCAGGTCGAGCACGCCCAACCGCAGCGACTCCCGGTCCAGGGTGCCCCGCAACACCAACGCGTCGCCCAACTGCTCGGCCACGTCCTGGGTGACCCGGGCGTTGGCGGTGGCCGTGGTGGCGAGCACCGGGGTCCGCTCGGGCAGGTTGGCGAGGAAGGTACGCAGCCGGCGGTAGTCGGGCCGGAAGTCGTGCCCCCAGTCGGAGACGCAGTGTGCCTCGTCCACCACCAGCAGCCCGGTGGTGGCCGCCAGCTTCGGCAGGACGGAGTCCCGGAAGTCCGGGTTGTTGAGCCGTTCCGGGCTGATCAGCAGCACGTCCACCGCGCCGGCCCGGATCTCGTCGGTGATCTCGTCCCACTCGTCGAGGTTCGCCGAGTTGATGGTGCGGGCCCGGATGCCGGCCCGGGCAGCCGACTCGACCTGGTTGCGCATCAGCGCCAGCAGCGGCGAGACGATCACCGTCGGGCCGTGCTCGCCGTGCTCCCGCAGCAGCGCGGTGGCCACGAAGTAGACCGCCGACTTGCCCCAACCGGTGCGCTGCACGCAGAGCACCCGCCGCTGGTCGACCACCAGCGCCTCGATCGCGCGCCACTGGTCCTCGCGGAGCCGGGCGTGGTCGCCGGCCAACCGGCGCAGCACCGCCTCGGCGCGCTGGCGTACCGCCGTCCGATCGTCACCCATCCGGCATTTCTACCAGGTGTCAGGTGGGGCCCTGCCAACTCGGAAGGAAGATCAACACGTCCCGGAGCCGTCCGGTGACGTTGGCTGGCAGCCCACAGCGTGCGCCCAGCTCCTCGACCGACCCGTACGGGCCGTGCTGCCGCCGGTCGGCGACGATCAGGCGGCGCTGCCCGTCGGTCAGCCCGGGCAGCCCGGCCAGCACGTGGTCCGGAACCGCGTTGACGTCCACCAGACCGCCGTCGTCGAAGGTCCGGGGCAGGTCGGGGCGGCCGATGCGCAGGTCCGTCCGCGCCGTCGGATAGCGGTGGAGCAGGTAGCGGGCATGTTCCCGGCGGGCCCGCCGCTCGTCCGCGGCGCGGCGCTGGTCCGCCCCGAAGAGCTTGCCGACCATCGCCGTCAGGGTCGGGTTGAGCAGCACCACATGGGTGGTGCCCACCACCCAGCAGATCCCGATCACCACGACGAAGAAGAGGACCTCACGGTCGGGCGGGTCGCTCTCGGGTGTCGCCGGTGAGGTCAGGGCGACCACGATCAGTCCGACGATCAGCAGGAGGTATCCGCTTCCCGCCAGGGCGAGCCGCCAGCTGCGCCGCCACAACGCGTAGGCGAGCACCACGGCCCAGGTGAGGAAGCCGACGGAGAACAGGCAGGACGCCGTGCCGACGACGGTCGCGACGGCCGGGAGCCAGCGGGGGGTCGGTCGACCGGTCGGCGGGTACGGCGGCGCGGGCACCCCGATCGGCAGATCGACGGGGGCGCCCGCCGGCGGACGACCGGCCGCCGGGTGGGCGGCGGGCGTGGACTGGACGGCTGGGTGGACAGCCGGTGCCGGCAGGACGGCGGGGTCGGTGGCCGGAACGGCCCGGTCGGTGGCTGGCGCGGCCGGAACGGCCCGGTCGGTGGCTGGCGCGAACGGAATGGGTGGAGGGGCCGGTGCCGGCTGGACCGCCGGATCGGTGGCCGGTGCCGGCGGGCCGGCCGGACGGGCCAGCGGCGCCGCCGGGACAGGTGAAGGGCCCGCCGGAGCCGAAGGGCCGGCCGGAACCGCGGCGACCAGCGTCGGGTCCGACCGGAGGATGCGGCCGTGCAGGTCCCGCAGGGCCTCCCCCGGCTCGATGCCGTGCTCCTCACGGAGCAGGCCAGCAAAGTCCCGGTACGCGGCCAGCGCCTCGGCCTGCCGGCCGCCGCGGTAGAGCGCCAGCATCAACTGGTGCCGCAGCCGTTCCCGGACCGGGAACTCGGCGACCGCCTCGACCAGCTCGCCGACCAGCTCCCGGTGCCGTCCGGCCGTCAGTTCCAGCTCGGCCCGGGTCTCCAGCGCGACGGCGCGCAGTTCCACCAGCCGGTGCCGGGCGATCTCGAAGTACGGCCCGGCGTATCCCGCGAACGGCTCCCCCTGCCACAGCTCCAGCGTGGCGGTCAGCCCCGCCAGCGCCTCGTCCGGACGGCCGGCGGCGTGCCGCTGCCGGGCCCGGTGGACGCCGCGCTCGAAACGGATTGCGTCGACCGCCTCCGGGGGGACGTTCAGCCGGTATCCCGCATCGGTCAGGGTCAACACCTGGCCGGGCGTACGCGGGGACCGCTCGGGCTCCAACACCCGGCGCAGCCCGGCGACGTACTTCTGCACCACGTTGGCGCCGTTCGCGGGCGGATCGTCGGGCCAGACCGCTTCGACGATCTGCCCGGTCGGCACCGCGCGCCCCGCCGAAAGCAGCAGAACCGTCAGCACCGCGCGCTGTTTGCCGGGCCCGAGGTCGAGGTGCCGGTCGGCGTACCAGGCCCGCTGCGGTCCGAGCAACTGGAAGCGCAACGCTTCTGACATGCGGTTTTCCGCTCCTGACGCCCCGAGCCGCGCGGTACGGCAGTGCACGGCAGCCGGACGGCAGCATAACGGCAGTCAACCGGCAGGCGGGGCCGGCAGCATCTTGTCGGTAACCAGCTGACCTGTGTGGAAGTGAGTTCAACGAGATGACGTACCGAACCGGCGCCGCCGGCCCGCTCCGGCGGATCGTGACCACCGCGACCGCCGTGCTGACCGTCACCGCCCTGCTCGCGGGTTGCGGCACGGGCGACCGGAGCTCCGACGCGACGGGCTCCTCCGCTCCGACCCCGTCGCCGTCGGCCGATCCGAAGGCCGAGCTGTTGGCCGCCGTGCCGGACGGGCAGGAGCCGAGGTTCCGCTACACCGAGCAGAACGGGCCCGACAAGCTGTCCGGTGTGGTGGACCCGGCGGCGAAGGCGCAGGAGCTGACCGTCACGGAGACCGACCCGGACTTCGCCATGGTCCTCAACCTGCGGGTGATCGACGACCGCACCTGGATGCGGGTGAAGCTGACCGGCGTGGACGGCCTGCACGAGATGATGAAGCTGCCGAAGCGGTGGATGACCCTCGACCCGGCGAAGATGAAGGACTCGGAGCCGCTCGCGTACGAGGGCAGCGACCCGGGCAACACCGGGGTCTTCCTGGAGCACGCCTCGGCGGTGCGGAAGAAGGGCACCGGGACGTACACCGGCTTCCTCGACCTGACCGGCGGCCCGGAGGTCACCGAGGCGCTGAAGAGCCTCGATCTGGTGGCGAGCGGAGCGGCGGCGAAGAAGGTCCCGTTCACCGCGGTCGTCGGCGCGGACGGCAACCTGGCCTCGCTGTCGATGACCGTTCCGGCGGCCGGCAAGCGGAAGGCCCGCAAGGTGGTCGTCCGCTACTTCGACTTCGGCAGTGCGCCGAAGCTCACCGCGCCGGCCGGTGATCAGGTGCAGGCGGCGCCGGCTTCGGCGTACGAGTTGCTCGGCGGCTGATCCGCTTCGGACAGCGCCGAATCGGTGATCGGCGCCCGGCAGCCGCACCTCGGCAAACGGGCAGCCAGCCGGCCGTACCGGATGGCAAGGTGTTCGACGGCAGCAGCCACCGCGAGAGAGAGAAACACGATGACAGAGGCACCGGGCCGCACCCGTACCCTTCGACGGACGGCGGGCACCGTCACGGCCCTGCTGGCCGCGACCGCACTGCTCGAAGGGTGTGGGTCGACGGACGAGCCGGCCGCGGCGCCCACCGGCGGGGCGACGGCCGCGCCGACCGTGACCGCCAGCCCCAGTCCCAGCCCCACCGCGAACCCGAAGGAGACGCTCCTCGCCGCGGTGCCGGACGAGGGGGCCGGCCCGTTCCGGTTCAGCGGCAAGGACGGGTCGATGAGCATGAGCGGCCGGGTGGACCCCGACGCGCTCGGCTACGAGATCAGCACGGTCTTCCCGAAGGACGCGGACGGCATCAGCGGAAAGATGTCCTTTTTGATGATCAAGGAGGACCTCTGGATGAAGCTGAAGCTCACCGGGCACCCGGGCCTGCCGAGGTTCCCGGACAAGTGGATGAAGCTCGACAAGTCCAAGCTGGACGACAAGGAGTCCGTGCCGGCGTACGAGGGCGCGGACCCGGGTCAGACCACGGCGCTGATCGAGGCGGCCACCACCGTCAAGGAGCAGGGGCCGGGCAGCTACACCGGGTTCATCGACCTGACCAAGGGCGAAGCGGCGGACGCCCTGGACGAGGGCGAGGCCAAGGCCCTGGGCAAGGCGGGCCGGCGGGTGCCGTTCACCGCGACGATCACGGACGAGCACCTGACCTCGCTGGTGCTGAACATCCCGGCGGCCGGCGGGAACAAGGCCTACCAGTACGTCGCGAAGTACACCGGCTTCGGCAGCACGCCGGTGATCGTCAGGCCGACCGGCGACCAGGCGACGAAGGCACCGGCCCTGGCGTACGAGATGTTGAACAGCTGATCTGTTCCGGACGACGAGGGGTGGCGGCCACACGGGGGGCCGTCACCCCGCTCGTCGTCAGCGGCCGAGCACCGACCCGCCGTTGACGCCGAGCACCTGCCCGGTGACGTAGCCGGCGGCCGGGCTCGCGAGGTAGCGGACCGCCTCGGCGATGTCGTCGGGCCGACCGGCCCGCTTGACCAGGGTGGCGTCGACCCGCTTCGCGTGCCCTTCGGGGGTCATCCGGTCGCCGAAGAACTCGGTCTCGGCGACGTATCCGGGGCTGACCACGTTGGCGGTGATCCCCTCGGGTCCGAGCTGCGCCGCCAGGTCGTACGCCCAGCCGTGCAGGGCCGCCTTCGCCGCCGAGTACG
Protein-coding sequences here:
- a CDS encoding BTAD domain-containing putative transcriptional regulator, which encodes MSEALRFQLLGPQRAWYADRHLDLGPGKQRAVLTVLLLSAGRAVPTGQIVEAVWPDDPPANGANVVQKYVAGLRRVLEPERSPRTPGQVLTLTDAGYRLNVPPEAVDAIRFERGVHRARQRHAAGRPDEALAGLTATLELWQGEPFAGYAGPYFEIARHRLVELRAVALETRAELELTAGRHRELVGELVEAVAEFPVRERLRHQLMLALYRGGRQAEALAAYRDFAGLLREEHGIEPGEALRDLHGRILRSDPTLVAAVPAGPSAPAGPSPVPAAPLARPAGPPAPATDPAVQPAPAPPPIPFAPATDRAVPAAPATDRAVPATDPAVLPAPAVHPAVQSTPAAHPAAGRPPAGAPVDLPIGVPAPPYPPTGRPTPRWLPAVATVVGTASCLFSVGFLTWAVVLAYALWRRSWRLALAGSGYLLLIVGLIVVALTSPATPESDPPDREVLFFVVVIGICWVVGTTHVVLLNPTLTAMVGKLFGADQRRAADERRARREHARYLLHRYPTARTDLRIGRPDLPRTFDDGGLVDVNAVPDHVLAGLPGLTDGQRRLIVADRRQHGPYGSVEELGARCGLPANVTGRLRDVLIFLPSWQGPT